CGCGCGGTCCAGGTTCAAGGCGGTCATGAGCCCGGCTCAGTAGACGCCGCACATGCCGTCGATCGAGACCTCTTCGACGAGCTCGTCCTCCTCGACGAGTACTTCGGTCCAGGTGGCCTCGCGCGGGAGCTGTTCCTCGGTCTTCGTGGCGTCGTGGTCGTTCACGTGGGCTCCCTCGAATAGGGGATGTTGTCACGGAGCGATGGCGGGACGGTGGGGAACGGGACGGCGCGCAGGTGCGGATGGCGCGAGTCGTCCAACAGCCCAGGAGACTAGTGGCACACGGTGCCAAAAGGAAGATGTAGGCTCGACCCGCTTCTCGGGCGCGTGCGGCTGGGGTTGGGAGCTCTGGTTGATGAGAGACATCCCCGACGTGGTCGTGGTGGGTGCCGGCGCCGCGGGCGCGGCGGTCGCCGCACGCCTGAGCGAAGACCCGGACCGCAGCGTGCTGCTGCTGGAGGCGGGACCGCTGCCACCGGACCCCGACGCCTTCGGCCCCGCACTTCTCGACGCGCGGCGGATCCCCGGCGCGCAACCGGACCATCCCGGTACCCACGCGTATCCCGTGCATCTGATGCCCGGTCGACCCTGGACCGTGCCCCGCGGGCGCATCCTCGGCGGCTCCACCACCGTGAACGGTGGCTACTTCGTGCGGGCCCGCCGGGAGGACTTCGAACGCTGGGCCGCCGCCGGCAATCCGGCCTGGTCCTACGCCGAAGTCCTGCCCTTCCTGCGTGCGTTGGAGACCGATCTGGATTTCGGCGCCGGCCCAGTGCACGGCGACGGCGGCCCCATGGCCGTGCGGCGTGCGGCGCTCGACCATCCGGCGGCAGCGGCGTTCCGGGACGGCGCCCTCGCGCTGGGCTATCCCGTGGAACCCGACAAGAACGACCAGGGGAAACCCGGGTTCGGGCCCGTGCCCTCCAACGCCGTCGACGGTGTACGGCGCAACGCGGGACTGAGCTACCTTCCGCCCCAGGTGCTGGCCCGGCCCAACCTCACCGTTCTGGGCGGGAGCCACGTCGTCAGGGTGGTGATCGAACGCGGGCGCGCCACCGGTGTCGTGGCCCGGCGGAACGGCAGCCCCGCGGTGATCGACGCGGGCTCCGTCGTCCTCAGTGCCGGGGCCTTCGCCTCGGCCCAGCTGCTCCTGGTCTCCGGTGTCGGGCCGGGCGCGGACCTCGAACGGCTCGGCATACCAGTGCTCCGCGACGCGCCCGTCGTCGGGAGGCGCTTCAGTGACCATCCGCAGCTGGTCCTGGAATGGACTCCTCGGCGCGACCTGGGGGCACCGGAGGAGAACTGGCTGGGCGGCTGCCTGCATCTGCCGTCCGGAGTGGGGGAGAGCGGCGACCTCGCGAGCCCGGGTGACCTGGAGATCCTCCAGTCCCTGATCCCCATGGCCGGACTGATGCGGGGGGAGGTGAGCGTACCCGGTGCCCCTCTTGCTTTCCTGGTCTCCGCGCAGACACCGCGGCCCACCGGCACACTACGGCTGGTCTCGGCCGACCCCGCCGTCCTGCCGCACATAGACCAGGGAATGCTGAGCACCCCCGACGACTACGGCCGGTTGCGCGAGGCCGTTCGTGCCACAGCCGCCCTCATGGCCACGCCGCCCCTGGCCGGCCTCTCCGACGGCCTGCTGGGTCCGCCTCCGGCCGTCCTCGACGCCGACTCGGCGCTCGACGATTGGATCGCCGGAAATCTCGGCACCGCCCAGCACACCTGCGGGACCGTGCCCATGGGCCCGGCGGACGAGCCCGGGCGCGCGGCCGTCGACCAGTACGGCCGGGTGCACGGTATCCAGGCGCTGCGCGTGGCGGACACCTCGATACTTCCTGACGCGCCGCACCGCGGACCCGCCGCGACCGCGGTCCTCGTCGGCGAGGTCGTCGCGGATGCCATCCGCAGGGAGCGGCCGTGACGCCTGGCCGCTCGCAGGACGGCCGTCACCCCAGTCGGCCGAACCCTTCCGCGACCTGCCGGACGGTCTGATCCAGCAGGTCGGTCAGACCGGCGCTCTCGTCCCTCAACCAGTATTCGTACGCCGTGATGGCCGCGGCAAGGACACTGTGACCGACCAGCCCAGGCAGCAGATCGGACGGGGAAAGGCCGGTTCGGGCCGCGGCGAAATCGGTGACGATCGCCCGCCACGAGGCGTATCGCAACGTCGCGTCGGCCTGCAGGGTCGGCACGCGCAGGATGAGTTCCATACGCTGCCGGTGCCACGGCACGTCGACGGGGTCGAACCGGTTGAACTCCACGACGGCGCTGCGCACGGCATCCATCATCGGGACTGCCGGATCGCTCGCCGCCAGCAGGGCCCGCAGTCTGACCAGCTGCCCCTCGAAGTCACCCCACACGAGGTCGTTCTTGGACGCGAAGTAGCGAAAGAAGGTGCGTCGTGCGATGCCCGCGGCCGTGGCGATGTCGTCGACCGTCGTGGAGTCGAATCCCTGGCGGGCGAAGAGCTCGAAGCCCACCCGCTCCAGGGCCGCCGGTGAGGTGGCCGGTGGCCGGCCGGTCCTCGCCGGCGACGCTGTGGCATTCCTCCCCTGCCCAGACGCCCTCACACCGCATCCTCCCCGCGTCACCGGAACCCGGCCCGCTCGTCTGAGACGTCGAGTCCCGAAGGACACTACCGGTGATGTGCCGGCATGGATGAGATGCGTTGACGTCGGCGAAACGCGGCGCTGGCAGCCGCGGTGACGGCCCCGCTACGAGCCGGTGGCGGTCAGTCGGGTCCAGACGGCCGTCTCGCGGAGGTCCGCCGACCGCCCGCCGAGTTCGTCGGGGACAGCATCACGCCCGAACAGCTCCACCAACTCGTGCCCCGAGGCGACTTCTCCATCGCCCAGCTCGCCAAGCGGCTCGGCACTACCACCGCCCACGCCCGCTGCCTCCTGGCCGCGCCCCCGGTCGGCTGGAGCCCACCGCGCTGCTGCCAGACCCAGGAGACCACCGAGCGCAGGTCAGCCGGGCAGCCGTTGGTATCGCCCTGTCCAAGCACGGCGTCCCGATCCGAGGACGCGGCGGACGCCCCGCCTACGATCATCGCTTGCCCGAGATCCTGCACCGTCGGCAAGAGCTCCGCCAGAGCTTCCCACGGGTGATCTGACGAACCGCCAGGTCTTACGGAGCGAGCACGGCCAGTGCGTTCGCCACCGGTGCTGGGTCCAGCGGGCCGATGTGCGGAGCGGTGGGGAAGTCATGGACCCGGAAGGGATTGTGAGGCGTCAGTGCATCGGCCTCCGCGATCATCCGGTCCTGGAGCTTCGTGGCGATCGTCCGGTCCTTGCCGAAGCGGAGATACGTGCGGGGCAGCCGTCCCCAGGTATCCGCCTTGCCGACGGCCCGCCCCGCGTAGGCCGTGGTCGACTCGTCTGTTTGCATGCTGCCGAGCCGCTGCCGGAACGCGCCGTCCGGATAGCCCGCGCACATCATCTCCCTGAGCGCCCTGAGGTCCCCGGCGTCACCCGTGCGGGGATTGAGCCGCATCACACCGAGCTGTTCCGGGTCCCCGATGATCTGGTCGAACGGTATGAGCGCGTTCTCGTTCTCCGGCGCCGCGGTGCAGGCGTCGGGGGTCGGCAGGGCGGGGCTGGGGCAGAAGGCCGCCATGTAGCAGATGTGGTGGAGCAGTTCCGGTACAGCGTTGCTCACCCGGCTCACGGTGGCACCGCCCAGGCTATGGCCGACCAGGACCACTGGGCCGTGCGCCGCCGCGCGGCGCACGATGCGCGTCACGTGCTTCTCGTAATCGTTCAGAGAGAGGGCGGCGACGGGTGAGGGCTCGGTGGCCATGGCCGCCAGGTCCTGCCTCTGGTAGGACTCCGGCACGAACGCCTGCGAGCCGTGCAGCGGCAGATCCACCGCGACGACGCGATGACCGCGCAGGGTCAACTCCTGCGCGACGGGCAGCCAATACGCTCCCGCACTGTGCGTGCCGTGCACCAGCACATACGTACACGGTCCTCCTCTCCCGCCCCGGCTGCCGTCACGCTCGGCCGCGGGCACGGACGCCGTCGCTTCCGTGCCCACACCGAGGACAGTGCCACCCGCGGCGAGGCCAAGCCCCAGCAGCACACCCCTGCGCGTCGTGTTCCCACGCCGAACACCGTCGTCGCCCACCACGTAGTCCTTCGTCATACCTTGACGCTAGGAGCGGCCGACGGCCTCCGGAATGGGGTTGAGTGCCGGAACGGGCTGCGGCAGACCCCCGGAGGCGCACTCTGGTTACCCCCCCCGTCAGGTGGCAAAACACCGTGGACAGTTCCCACGCGGAGCGAGAGTTCCCAGCCGCCGTCCGAAGGCCCCATCGTCGCCGTCGCGTGGGCCAGGCCCGGCCTATCTGTTTGTGACGGTCCTGCCCAGCCACGGCTTCAGACCCCGCTGAACGATCTGCAGCACCTCGTCCGGGGGCAGCTCATCGGCTCGTTCGGTCACAACGAGACCCCAGCGGTTGCGGCGGACTGCGCCAAGTGTCACCGCACGCTCGCGCCGCAAGTACTTCACCGCCGACGCGATGTCAGTCACTGGAGGGCTTACCTCGTACCTGGCCAGTTTTCCGACATACCCGTCCAGCCACTGCGCTCCTTCCCTCCTCGCGGCTCGGGACAATGCAGCCTCGGCATTCCCGTCAAGGAAGACCATGACGGGACCCACCGGCGCGAGCACCTCTGTGAGGTCAGTCATGAACGCGTCGATCATCTCTTCGCCGTGCCCCATGGCCAGCAGCGTCGGCACGAACGGCACCAGTGCGTCCGTGACCACCACGTCATCGCCGCTCGCCAGAACCGAGTCAACGAACTGCGCAGTTGCCGCGGTCAACGTACCCAGGTCGACGGTGCCGGTCGTCTTGAAAGCCTCAGCCGCCCCAGCGAACTGCGGCCGAGTCAGGATCTCCTCCTCACGGAAGTGGTCCACCCGCAGTCCCGCGGCGGCCAGCCATCGGGACAGCCCGGCACACAGAGTCGACTTGCCCACTCCGGGAGATGCTCCCCACACGGTGATCAGAACCGTCATGGCTGCCGAGCCTAGGATCGGCAGCCATCACTGCCAACCGCGCCGCCTCGGCGTGCTTCCGTGCCACAGATCGTGATCTTCATGCCTGAACGGCTCGGCGCCGGTAGTGGCCCACCCGCGACCGGGCCTGGTGGCGGCGTCGCCAGTCGGACCGACCCAGCCGATGGACGGCGTCGAGGGCGGGTCGGACGACGAGCGTGATGAACAAGCGCCGGCTCTCGTTGCAGGTCAGCGGTATGAGGCCGTCCAGTGTGGGGCTGCGGGCGTGTTCGTCCGAGCGGACGACGGCCAGGAAAGCACGCGCGAGCATGGCGAGGGTGACCGCCGCTGCGAACTCCCGCCGCACCAGCGTGCCCTGGTCGGCCTGGTGTACCTGCGCGGGCACGACACGCTCGCCCAGATCGGCGCCGGCTTCGGTGTCTTCTTCTGCACCGCCCACGCCTACGCGTCGGCCGTCCTCGATCTGCTCGCCGACCGCGCCCCGGCCTGCTGCGCGTCCTGCGCGGAGCCGCCCCCGCCTACGTCCTGCTCGACGGCACCCTCGCGGAGTGCGACCGGGTCGGCGAGTGGTGACCGATCCAGCCGGACGGCTGCTGTAGATCTCGAGATCTGGCCCGCACTGCCCGGCCGACCCAGGACCTGACCGCGGCCCGCACCCACCGGATCATCCGGATCTGCGAACGCCAAGGTGTCCGGTTCTCGCTGACCGGACTTACATGGGCGTCGGCTCGTCGGTGACGACACCCCTCAGACGTCCACCGGGCCGCGACCTCACACCGACTCAGCGAACCGTCAACCGAGCGCTGTCCGCGCGCGGGCGTCCTCACCCTGCGGGATCAGTTCCTCTCTCGACCTTGCGCACGGAAACCGATCGGTTTACAGTTGTCGGAAACCGATCAGTTTCCTCCGGGGATTCAGGAGTCCATGATGACGACAAATCGGCCGGTGGCACTCGTGACGGGCGCGTCGTCCGGCATCGGGAAGGAAGCCGCGCTCGCGCTGGTCGCAGCGGGTTTCGACGTGGTCGGCACAAGCCGCGACACCTCACGCGTCACGCCGCTCGACGGTGTGACGTTCCTCGACCTCGACGTGGCCAGTGACACGTCGGTGACCGCCGCGGTGCAGCAGGTGGTCGACCGGTTCGAGCGGATTGACGTCCTGGTCAACAACGCAGGTGTCGGCTTGATGGGTGCGGCCGAGGAAAACTCCATCGCGCAGGCCCAGGGCGTCTTCGACATCAACGTCTTCGGCGTCATGCGCATGGTGAAAGAAGTTCTGCCGCACATGCGCGCCCGTGGGCGCGGACGCATCATCAACCTCTCCTCCGTGGTCGGCTTCCTCCCCGCGCCCTACATGGCCGTCTACGCCGCCTCCAAGCATGCGGTCGAGGGGTACTCCGAGTCCCTGGACCACGAGGTCCGCGGGCACGGCGTCCGGGCGCTCATCGTCGAACCCGCCTACACGAGTACCGGATTCGAGGCCAACAGCCCGCGGCCCGACACGCCCCTGCAGGTCTACGCGGACCCGCGGGGCGCCTTCGACCGCATGATGGAGACAGCGATCAAGGGCGGTGACGATCCCGCCGTCGTCGCCAAGGTGATCGTCGCGGCAGCGACCGACGCGAAGCCGAAAGTGCGCTACACCGCCGGTCCCACGGCCGGACGTGCGAGCGCACTGCGCCGGATCGCTCCTGCCGCGGTCTTCGACAAGCAGATCCGCAAGCTCAACCAGCTGGCCGACTGACCCCCGCCGCCCCGCGCACCCAGCTCGCCCGGAAGCACTGCGGGAGCCGGACCTCTTGGCGGAGGGGGCGCCGGGGTGACCACAGGCGGAGGCGGACGTACAGGCCAGCGAGAGCAGGAAGTTCTGCGCTCCGTGCTCTACATGCTCAACCAGCTCGGCGCGGCCATCGGCATCGCCCTCGTCACGGTCGTCATGAAGACCCTGGGCGACGGGAACGTTCTGGACGCCGCGGTGTCCGAGCAGGCGGCAGCCGACGCCCACGGGATGCGCTGACTGCCGGAACCGGCGTTCGCCCGTGGGCAGCAACTACCTGCGCGCCGCGGGTGCGGGAGCTCTACGGGGCGCCTCGCCCCGCACGCTGGATGAGGTCCTGGGTGATGTCGTGGAGCCGTTTGGCGTCATCGGGGTCGAAGGTGCTGCCGCCCCGCACATTGAGCGGCCGGCGCTCCTGAAAAGCGCTCAGCGTCTCGG
The nucleotide sequence above comes from Streptomyces sp. NL15-2K. Encoded proteins:
- the mftA gene encoding mycofactocin precursor MftA (Mycofactocin is a small molecule electron carrier derived from the final two amino acids, Val-Tyr, of MftA, the mycofactocin precursor. It plays a role in redox homeostasis and the metabolism of alcohols and aldehydes in Actinobacteria, including Mycobacterium tuberculosis.); translation: MNDHDATKTEEQLPREATWTEVLVEEDELVEEVSIDGMCGVY
- the mftG gene encoding mycofactocin system GMC family oxidoreductase MftG: MRDIPDVVVVGAGAAGAAVAARLSEDPDRSVLLLEAGPLPPDPDAFGPALLDARRIPGAQPDHPGTHAYPVHLMPGRPWTVPRGRILGGSTTVNGGYFVRARREDFERWAAAGNPAWSYAEVLPFLRALETDLDFGAGPVHGDGGPMAVRRAALDHPAAAAFRDGALALGYPVEPDKNDQGKPGFGPVPSNAVDGVRRNAGLSYLPPQVLARPNLTVLGGSHVVRVVIERGRATGVVARRNGSPAVIDAGSVVLSAGAFASAQLLLVSGVGPGADLERLGIPVLRDAPVVGRRFSDHPQLVLEWTPRRDLGAPEENWLGGCLHLPSGVGESGDLASPGDLEILQSLIPMAGLMRGEVSVPGAPLAFLVSAQTPRPTGTLRLVSADPAVLPHIDQGMLSTPDDYGRLREAVRATAALMATPPLAGLSDGLLGPPPAVLDADSALDDWIAGNLGTAQHTCGTVPMGPADEPGRAAVDQYGRVHGIQALRVADTSILPDAPHRGPAATAVLVGEVVADAIRRERP
- the mftR gene encoding mycofactocin system transcriptional regulator (MftR, the mycofactocin system transcriptional regulator, is an uncharacterized TetR family DNA-binding transcription factor. Its role is inferred by context. It occurs as part of the biosynthesis locus for mycofactocin, a partially characterized electron carrier derived from the terminal Val-Tyr dipeptide of the precursor peptide MftA, through a radical SAM enzyme-mediated process.), with product MRASGQGRNATASPARTGRPPATSPAALERVGFELFARQGFDSTTVDDIATAAGIARRTFFRYFASKNDLVWGDFEGQLVRLRALLAASDPAVPMMDAVRSAVVEFNRFDPVDVPWHRQRMELILRVPTLQADATLRYASWRAIVTDFAAARTGLSPSDLLPGLVGHSVLAAAITAYEYWLRDESAGLTDLLDQTVRQVAEGFGRLG
- a CDS encoding alpha/beta hydrolase, encoding MTKDYVVGDDGVRRGNTTRRGVLLGLGLAAGGTVLGVGTEATASVPAAERDGSRGGRGGPCTYVLVHGTHSAGAYWLPVAQELTLRGHRVVAVDLPLHGSQAFVPESYQRQDLAAMATEPSPVAALSLNDYEKHVTRIVRRAAAHGPVVLVGHSLGGATVSRVSNAVPELLHHICYMAAFCPSPALPTPDACTAAPENENALIPFDQIIGDPEQLGVMRLNPRTGDAGDLRALREMMCAGYPDGAFRQRLGSMQTDESTTAYAGRAVGKADTWGRLPRTYLRFGKDRTIATKLQDRMIAEADALTPHNPFRVHDFPTAPHIGPLDPAPVANALAVLAP
- a CDS encoding oxidoreductase; the protein is MTTNRPVALVTGASSGIGKEAALALVAAGFDVVGTSRDTSRVTPLDGVTFLDLDVASDTSVTAAVQQVVDRFERIDVLVNNAGVGLMGAAEENSIAQAQGVFDINVFGVMRMVKEVLPHMRARGRGRIINLSSVVGFLPAPYMAVYAASKHAVEGYSESLDHEVRGHGVRALIVEPAYTSTGFEANSPRPDTPLQVYADPRGAFDRMMETAIKGGDDPAVVAKVIVAAATDAKPKVRYTAGPTAGRASALRRIAPAAVFDKQIRKLNQLAD